In one Nicotiana tomentosiformis chromosome 6, ASM39032v3, whole genome shotgun sequence genomic region, the following are encoded:
- the LOC104119782 gene encoding protein TRACHEARY ELEMENT DIFFERENTIATION-RELATED 6-like, with protein sequence MASILDNFTFIIIVFPAFGFILLCMALFALHCYLKKKKKSKTTMVEEKEVKHIDEHLRVKEAIVEGPHGRPETVVLSMEEDLHVDDDIIRNKKELEAQNLHAKSSETIPSHLEVGQSSTHDFHVK encoded by the coding sequence ATGGCTTCCATTTTGGACAATTTCACATTCATAATCATTGTGTTCCCAGCATTCGGTTTCATTTTGTTATGCATGGCTTTGTTTGCACTACATTGCTacttaaagaagaagaagaaaagcaagACAACAATGGTTGAAGAAAAAGAAGTTAAGCACATTGACGAGCATCTGAGAGTTAAGGAAGCCATTGTTGAAGGTCCACATGGACGACCAGAGACTGTGGTGCTATCAATGGAGGAAGATTTGCATGTAGATGATGACATTATTAGGAATAAGAAAGAGTTAGAAGCTCAAAATCTACATGCTAAATCTTCCGAAACAATCCCTTCTCATCTTGAAGTTGGACAGTCTTCAACTCATGATTTTCATGTAAAATAA